A genomic stretch from Telopea speciosissima isolate NSW1024214 ecotype Mountain lineage chromosome 7, Tspe_v1, whole genome shotgun sequence includes:
- the LOC122666841 gene encoding thermospermine synthase ACAULIS5-like isoform X1: MGSEAVEIFFPSEEISNVHDDLHQSDHNKCCWFEEQIADYLNWSYALNSELHKGSSEYQDIALLDTKHFGKILVIDGKMQSAETDEFIYHECLIHPPLLCHPNPRTVFIMGGGEGSAAREALRHKNVERVIMCDIDKEVVDFCRKYLTVNQKAFNDRKLHLVINDAKAELESRKEKFDVIVGDLADPVEGGPCYQLYTKSFYESVLKPKLNDNGIFVTQAGPAGVLTHKEVFSSIYNTLKQVFKYVLAYTAHVPSFADTWGWVMASDQPFDLDAKQIDCMIEERIDGELLYLNGAFFISSTIMNKSVHLSLLNETHIYTEEDARFIHGHGKNACRA, from the exons atggGTAGTGAAGCTGTTGAAATCTTCTTTCCTTCTGAAGAGATTTCAAATGTTCACGATGATCTTCACCAGAGTGATCACAACAAATGCTGCTGGTTTGAAGAACAGATCGCTGACTATCTCAATTGGTCTTACGCTTTGAACAG TGAACTGCACAAAGGGAGCAGCGAATACCAAGACATTGCTCTTTTGGACACAAAGCACTTCGGGAAG ATTTTGGTGATTGATGGAAAGATGCAAAGTGCTGAAACTGATGAGTTCATCTACCATGAATGCTTGATTCATCCACCTCTCTTATGCCATCCCaa TCCAAGAACCGTTTTCATAATGGGAGGTGGCGAAGGTTCTGCTGCAAGAGAAGCACTGAGACACAAAAATGTAGAGAGAGTCATCATGTGTGATATCGATAAG GAGGTCGTCGATTTCTGCCGTAAATATTTGACGGTAAACCAGAAAGCGTTTAACGACAGGAAGCTTCATCTTGTAATCAACGATGCCAA GGCGGAGTTGGAGTCACGTAAGGAGAAATTTGATGTGATAGTCGGGGACTTGGCAGATCCAGTTGAAGGAGGACCTTGCTATCAGCTCTACACTAAATCATTCTATGAAAGCGTGCTGAAGCCAAAGCTCAACGACAATGGAATCTTTGTTActcaa GCAGGACCTGCAGGTGTACTTACCCACAAGGAGGTCTTCTCATCCATATATAACACCCTGAAACAAGTCTTTAAGT ATGTGCTTGCATACACAGCTCATGTGCCATCTTTTGCAGATACATGGGGATGGGTAATG GCCTCCGACCAGCCATTCGATCTTGATGCCAAACAAATTGATTGTATGATTGAAGAAAGAATTGATGGGGAGCTACTCTACCTAAATGGCGCCTTCTTCATCTCCTCTACTATCATGAATAAGAGTGTTCACCTATC ATTGCTGAACGAAACACACATTTATACAGAAGAAGATGCAAGGTTCATCCATGGCCATGGGAAGAATGCTTGCCGTGCTTGA
- the LOC122666841 gene encoding thermospermine synthase ACAULIS5-like isoform X2, whose translation MGSEAVEIFFPSEEISNVHDDLHQSDHNKCCWFEEQIADYLNWSYALNSELHKGSSEYQDIALLDTKHFGKILVIDGKMQSAETDEFIYHECLIHPPLLCHPKTVFIMGGGEGSAAREALRHKNVERVIMCDIDKEVVDFCRKYLTVNQKAFNDRKLHLVINDAKAELESRKEKFDVIVGDLADPVEGGPCYQLYTKSFYESVLKPKLNDNGIFVTQAGPAGVLTHKEVFSSIYNTLKQVFKYVLAYTAHVPSFADTWGWVMASDQPFDLDAKQIDCMIEERIDGELLYLNGAFFISSTIMNKSVHLSLLNETHIYTEEDARFIHGHGKNACRA comes from the exons atggGTAGTGAAGCTGTTGAAATCTTCTTTCCTTCTGAAGAGATTTCAAATGTTCACGATGATCTTCACCAGAGTGATCACAACAAATGCTGCTGGTTTGAAGAACAGATCGCTGACTATCTCAATTGGTCTTACGCTTTGAACAG TGAACTGCACAAAGGGAGCAGCGAATACCAAGACATTGCTCTTTTGGACACAAAGCACTTCGGGAAG ATTTTGGTGATTGATGGAAAGATGCAAAGTGCTGAAACTGATGAGTTCATCTACCATGAATGCTTGATTCATCCACCTCTCTTATGCCATCCCaa AACCGTTTTCATAATGGGAGGTGGCGAAGGTTCTGCTGCAAGAGAAGCACTGAGACACAAAAATGTAGAGAGAGTCATCATGTGTGATATCGATAAG GAGGTCGTCGATTTCTGCCGTAAATATTTGACGGTAAACCAGAAAGCGTTTAACGACAGGAAGCTTCATCTTGTAATCAACGATGCCAA GGCGGAGTTGGAGTCACGTAAGGAGAAATTTGATGTGATAGTCGGGGACTTGGCAGATCCAGTTGAAGGAGGACCTTGCTATCAGCTCTACACTAAATCATTCTATGAAAGCGTGCTGAAGCCAAAGCTCAACGACAATGGAATCTTTGTTActcaa GCAGGACCTGCAGGTGTACTTACCCACAAGGAGGTCTTCTCATCCATATATAACACCCTGAAACAAGTCTTTAAGT ATGTGCTTGCATACACAGCTCATGTGCCATCTTTTGCAGATACATGGGGATGGGTAATG GCCTCCGACCAGCCATTCGATCTTGATGCCAAACAAATTGATTGTATGATTGAAGAAAGAATTGATGGGGAGCTACTCTACCTAAATGGCGCCTTCTTCATCTCCTCTACTATCATGAATAAGAGTGTTCACCTATC ATTGCTGAACGAAACACACATTTATACAGAAGAAGATGCAAGGTTCATCCATGGCCATGGGAAGAATGCTTGCCGTGCTTGA